The following is a genomic window from Pseudopipra pipra isolate bDixPip1 chromosome 2, bDixPip1.hap1, whole genome shotgun sequence.
TCTTCAGGTATAAAATCAGGTATTCTATGTCCCCTGATGCTCAATTTCAGGCCTGGTTGTATGCTTGCAGATAGTGTCAGAGATTAAAATCTGTTTGGTAATAGACTCATTCACTTTTTCTCAAATAAGTTTAATACATGACCTTCCAACTCTAGGAATGGTTCAGCATAATTTGTGGCACATTTGGAGTTGCAGctgttgatttttattcttgaccCAGCACTTGATTTTTCATATTCTTGTAACTTTCCTTctcccttatttttctttcacttggAAAAAGTGACTAATGCTAACCTTCCAAAGGGaatatttttgcaaaatgttttttatcTTGTGAGGAAAGGGGCACTGCATCATTTCTTAACAATATGTGACCCCTATAAAGAGGACTAAATCCAGACACGAGCTTTTTGAATAGGTTTGTAATTTTTGAAATATGAGTCAGTGATCTAGGTTTTATTTCATCTCatgtttaaaaattatcatCTGTGCTGTTAAGTAATTTTTCCTGCTTGTTGTTATAGAGAGGAAATGCATATGGCTTTTCAGTTCCCTCGATTAGCTTGCATAGGTAAAGCAGAAAAGATTCCTGCTTCACTGAgatttgaaataattaaaacagtGGTATGGCTCCTTGCATGGCAAGGGTAGCCAAAGGGCAGGTTGCATTTGAATAGCTCTGGGTGCACTTCTTAAAGAATGTTGTTAGAAAGTTTGGAGGTTATTTGTTCAGTatagcattatttttttccatcacatGTCTTGTATATGGTGATCTACAGAGATCTCCAGAGAAAGGTACTGATTCACTTAATGAAACCACCTTGTTtgttaaaatatgaaattaaaatccAGTGAGTTTTAGTATTTTATATACATGTCTGTGGTGAATGTCATAAAACTAAGATACATGTTAAGATTGATCAATTATCAATAGCTAAATACAAGCAACTCCAGGGAATATATCGCAATGGCTAGAAGACATGGAATCCCTTGTGGCCATCCTAGTCTCATCTAGAATTAGAACCTTAAAAAGACTTTGTTACATTcccattttaaatatatttttaaaaaacattgtaGCTGTTTATGGATGTCTCTGACTTTCTTGTGCTCTTATAATCTGCTGCTTAAAAATGTTAAATCCCTTTCCCTGGCTTATTGATCCACATAAGGAGTAAGACTGTATGTCCATTTGAAGTTATAAGATAAATTTTAATAATCATACCTGACTTCAGGTAAATTATAGATTAATTGTCTGTAAAAGTTTggagtacttttttttccccttcctttcatTCACTTGTTTCATataaaatttttgctttttagcACGTTCCGCCTTCCCTGTTCACAGAACCTAACGAGATCTCTCAGTATCTACCCATAAAGGAGACAATCTGTGAAAAAttagaattcccagagaagctggagcCTAAGCCAGAAGCATCACTGGAAACCATGTGTGTTAAGTCTAATAAATAAATGTGACTTTATATGGACTTGAAGTAGACTGGAGATGATGTGATCACGTATTCGTTGCCATGGGGGGTATTTCACTAATAGTGGAATGAAGAATTTGGCTAATTTTTCTGTAGCCTtaagagaaaacatttcaagCAGGTTTTGCTAAtggtgttttttggttgtttttttttaacctgtatCTGGAATTGATGATAAGCTGGTGGTGAGTGATAATTTTCAATGGCACTGGAGAAATGACAATTAAGAGTCTGGGTTCTGTTTAGTTCACCAAGTAGGCAGGAGTATTTTCTGGACCCTCCACCACTAACACTTTTATGAAGATTTTGTTATTGCTGCTTCAGATATTAAGAGATTACTGGCATTGTAAAGTTGGCAcgatttatttttattgagaAATCATccacagtaaaaagaaaaagaaaaaaaactcatcTGCATTTATTTTGATCTGACAGTCCTAAACTACACATTTTGCTTGGCTTCCCCTACTGTGAGCTGATAACCAACTGTTACTCTCTGATCCAGAGTCTCACCTAAGAATATTCATTTCATCTGAGGATAGGTTtaggggtggggggaaaaaagggatttgtTTGACACTATATAAAGGTAAAATGACTTTCTTTGTAAAGCAGTTAATTCTGATGTCAGGCAGATTTCTCTAGACAGTTCTGGAGACTCAGTTGGGGCCTGGATGCTGCTCCAGTCACATACAATATTGGACATGCATTGTTCTGCACTGACCATTTGTTGGATGCACTGAATGGTGCCCACATGTGATGGTTATACTGCCCTGAAAGTCAAATTGCCAAATTGCAGCGTGGGTTGAGGCTGCAGAAGACAGGGGTGTTTAATCTGTAATCCCTAAAGGATGCTGTATTTGGAGTTTGCCAAAGAGATCCTGTATGGCCTTAAAAGGATGCTAACGTGTTCCAGATACATAATTTTGGTTTATTATAAAATTCTTTAAGTTTTAATATTAATAGCATCGTGATCGCTTGTACAGTATGGTTTTAACACTTTGTAGATTAAACTTAAATATTTGTGTTGCTTTTGGAAATCCTACAGTATGTTAATGGTTTGGCCTAAGAATGGGGCAGCTGAGCAGGCTTGTCTCCGTGTACTGCTGACTCTCAGTGCAAGAAGCAAGTCACTGCAGTGAAAAGCAGGCTGTGGTTTAAGGTGATTACAGATAAGAATGAGTATGCATTCTCTTGTCTTGggggttttgtttaaaaatgttcgTATTTTACACTGCATGACTTATTAGAAACAACTCACCTCAAAACCTGGTATTTAAGCAGATCTTCAGAGAAATGGTTTTCATGTAGAGAAGACCCTGAGGTTTTTAGGAAAGAAACCCCAGTCTACTGCCATCTAAGGGACTGTTTTCTTGGTGTCCTGTGTCACTGATTTACTCCAACTACGAGGAAGACACTTCTCTGTGCCTCCATTCCCTGTATGTAAAAATGAGAGTTAATATATGCCTACCTCACAGAGAGTCTGTGGGGATTAGTTTGTAAAAAGTTATTgattagaatttatttttttttctgaatacacCTTCAGCCTTATCTTTGGAATCCTTTGGAAAGGATTACTGCAAAATATCTTATGGTCCACAGGATAAAATGagtgaagaaaactgaaattaagCAGTCTCTGAAAGAAATTGTCACCCGGACATGGTCTGTGTGACTGAATTTATGGCCACTTTGAAATAGAGGTGAGATCCTCTATATTCCCTATTACAGTCCTATATTCTGTTGGCGTTTTTTCATCTTCCAGCATTGTTTCCTAAAGATTTTGATGTCAGGGTAAAGAAGGGGGCTGCAAATAAATGCAGCATGGAAGTGATTAAAATTCATTTGGTAATAGAAGATGATTTGGGTCTGCTCCAGTGATAGAGGAGTACGGGGAGAGAGTGAAAAGGAAGGGAACAGCAAATGGGGGTGAAGAGGTATTTTTCTAGTAGAAGTAAATCATGGCACTTCTTTTACTCTAAGCATATATTATTTTACATGCCTTGAAGCTTATAAAAACACACTTTAAAGCTGGTAATGACTGAGAGCAGAGCTCATGTAGTGCTAGCATGAAGGAAACTATATCtgcattaattaattaaaactgTGATTCGGGTTTGGTCAGTGATGCTAATGTAAGCTCCGTTGGGCTAAAACGTGTTGGGGGGAAAACCCACAGAGTGGACAGCAAGCACTGAAAAGGGCACTCTGCATGTTTAGCTTATACTGTGTATTTTATCTTGCCCATCATACACTCTAATCTGTGACCTTTTGATACAGTTTTATTGAATGGGCTTGTATCCTGACTATGTAGATATGTGATATCCATCTATTTTGGGTGCATTTAAATGGAACCACACGTATTGGGGAAATTACAGGAACATGTTTAGGAAGTTACAGTTACTACAAGTTCAAAATTGGAGCACTTTGTGACTTTCTTATGCCACACAGATTaccaagaagcagcagcataaGCTGGTGTACCGCGAGCCTGCTGGCACGAAATTTCCACAGAAAAGTACCACTTTGGAGGGTACCACTTTTagggggagggagcagggggggattctccaGCTGTTTTGTGGCGAGTCTAATGTGGCAGTTTATATTGTTTCTTGTATGTTGCGAACTAAAATGTACCAAATGTTttatagttttgtttttaactgagcaaaataaactgaaataacCACTTGTGATGCTGAATTTTGCCTGCTAGTAAGATGTTGCGTCCACGTGCCTTTGGCAGGAGACCGCTCTGGTCTAGTTACGAAAATAAAGTGGAGACTCTTTCAGACCAGGGTAAGAGCCACAGCCGTGGGAGCGAAATGAAGTCTGTATCACTGTTTCTATGAGTTTTGCTATTGCCGAGTAATGGACGCGAAAGGGACGGGAGGAGATGGGATTCAGCCACATCCGGACTACATCCCCCGTCAGCCCGCGCGCCGCCCCGGCGGCCTTCCCGTACCTGGGAGCGCAGGTGGGCGCGGTGCCTGCCGGAGCTGGTAGTCCctagggaggggaagggaggggaagggaagggcagcCGGGCTGGCCGGGCGGGGAGCGGAGCCATGGACAAGCTGAAGCGGGTGCTGAGCGGCCGCGACGCGGAGGAGCCGAGCGGCCTGGCCGAGGTACcgccggggggctgcgggggcacCCAAACAACCCCTCCCCGGTTTGTTTGGAGAGCTGGCGGAACAGCCCCAGCGGAAAAGTTGCCGGTGCCGGCGATCCCGGCGTGGGCGGGAGGACGGGCGGTgtcgtccccccccccccccccccccgccccctcAGCCCTGCGGGGATCCCCCGGGTCCCCAGAGCGGGTGGCGGTCCCGCCGCATCCCCCGCGGGCCGCGGGAGAGGGTGCCGGAATAGGGCACAGCTCAGCGTCCGAGAGGAAGTTTGCACACTGGATAGGAGGCAAGGTCTACTAGTAAATAAGTTTcgcttttatttttctcctcgTTTCCAGGTTATTGATTCAACTTCTTTAGGCTGGGGCACCCGAGTGAAAGGCTTCGTTGCGTGTTTTGCTATAGGATGCCTGTGCTCGGTCTTGGTAAGGACTTTTTGCCAGATCTCTCCAGTATTTGAGTTTCAGGAGCCCAGGTGATTGCAGCCTTGCTCTGTGCCGTTGCTTGATTTTTCTGAGCCTCTGAGGAGACGTCTGACTCGGTTCCAGTTAGATACACTAAGTCTTAACAAAAATGCTAATAAATGCGATTTACTTTTGTATGTGTGATTCTGCCATTTAGGTttaaggttgttttttttttttaagtttcttttgTGATGTGATATTTCTGggatatatttctttttcaatttcaaAGCTATTAatttccaccccccccccccgtctcTCTAATGTTCCTTTTTAGGGTAGTTGTCTGCTATGGATACCAAAGAAAGGGCTGATTCTCTTTGCAGTGTTTTATACTCTGGGGAATATTGCGTCTATTGGGAGGTAACGATCTTTATAATTTAGTTCCATAATAAAGAtgagaaacaaaagcagaatgATAGTGCATAAGTGTTAATAAGTGGTAGAAACTGTTGCATTTGCCTGAGATTTGCTTTTGTGGGTAATTTTCTTGTTGAATTTTAAAGAACACAATTTTCCCAGTGGTACCCTGAAACGGTaaaggaaattttaattttatttattgttattgGTAATGCATTCAAGGTAGAAGTTACTCATTAGTAAAGAAGAATCAAACTTACACTTAGAGCATTGAGGTTTTTGGATTTTGTTGGTTCCTCCttctcaaattaaaaataattcttctcCATTTTGCATTTGGTAATGTTCTGTGTGTTTTGGTGAATATATTTGGGGCAGTCTTGTCTGTCAGGGCAGGCATATTTGTTAGGACTTCAAGGTTCCTGAAACATAGCTCCACAGATTTGTGACAGACACAACCTTCTGTGATTGAGGAAACTTAGCATGACGTTAGAAAGTGTAAATAATGGAATTGGAAGTAATATACTGATGAGGCAGAATAACATAGTATATGAGACAGGAATATCACTTTAGATAAAACTTTTATGTTGTATAATTCATGCAGTATCCATCACCAGGGCCCTAAATGAGGGCTGCAGTTCTAGTAAGGGATCACAGAATGGATCCAGGTCTGAAAACAGTGCTTTATATAGGGAAATTGAGCTGGATTACCTGGCAATCCATGCAGAACCTCTGTGGATGGCGTTCttgaaaagcagatttaaaaagcatttttgaaaaGTAGGTTGAAAAAAGCATCTGTCAAGAATGATCTAACTGGAGCTGACCTTGACCTATGCTACTAACTTGACAGTTCTGCTCTGCTTATGTTGATTTTAACTGAACAAGTGTGAATAAAATTTGAAAtactctgcagaaaaaaaagcaggaatggATTTTGTCCCCTATATTCCATAGTGTAATTATGTTCTGCATGACAACAGACAGTTTATTCTTACCTAGTTTCACTTTTGCCTTTCTTACCTCTGTGTTCATCCTGGTTTATTTTTCACAGCACTCTTTTTCTTATGGGACCAATGAAACAATTAAAAAGGATGTTTGAGCCTACACGTTTGATTGCTACTACTGTTATGCTAGTAAGTATCAAAGGAGTCAGTTTTAACTCATGAAAACTTgtgaaaaattttcattttaaagttttttcaTTGATATAACTGTGTCTCAGGATGTGTTTGTGGGtggtgttttcttttatttttttttttcttttcttaaagcaTCAAACACCCTGCAAATTGGCTGTAGTGGAAAGGTGAGTGTAGCACCAGAAAACCACTGAAAAGACTGAGATGAAGCCAGATTGTTGTGCTAAATGGGCATTAAGGGTCTGTGGCTGGTGTGTGTGTACCATGCATGTGCTTTTTTAGGGTGCTTGAAGTCACAACATCATATTTACATGTTTCCTAAAAAATGAAAGATGGCAAACTAGTCCTACGGACGTAGTTagatattttgtttttcattattttgtctttttatattCTATCTGATTTGCTTTAAAGAACCATGTAGGTATTTCTACCTTGATAGAATCATCTATTGCTGACAAAGCAACTGAGGGAACTCTATGCTGTGGTCACCTTGCATTAAAAATGCAGGCATCATCCCAGCTGGCTGATAACTTCAGGTTTTGAAACTTGTATGACAGAACGAAATTGCAAATTCAGTGTTTAGCTGAAGTCAGCccttagaattatttttattttcagaagatGGAAATTGTACCAAACCtactgtgtgtgtgtctatgcCTGGAAGCTGCTGCTAAGTTCCATACCTAAAAGTGAATGTTTATTTGTCTCTGCAACTTTCCCATTTTCTCTTGGTGAGTCTAAAATCTGGAAGGTGGTATAACTTGCATGAGACTGTCCTCCCATTTTCAGTCTGAATGTCTTCAGAGTGTTTGCTTGGCATCAGCACTTCCTAATTTCTCTTTAAACATCctgaaatgctgcagagcttGAGAAACTGTGCATGCCTGCAGATCCAAGCAAGAAGCTTACTGTGTGGTGTATGTGTTTTGTATGCATTCAGGATGCCTGAAGTCAGGAGAATGCCTGGAATGTTGTTCACTGGAATAAAGCCAGTTGTTAGATGTATGATGCAGTATTTAGACCAATATACAAATCACCACCTTAAAACTAatggaaaaattacatttaaagtCAGTTATCATGGTTGAGGTGAAGTGtatgatttctttaaaaatgcatgtgTTACTGTCTTGAATATGCAGTACTATATCTTTGTTTTTCCCACTCAAGCAGAAAAATGCACATTATAGTAGCTAGTACCACAGTGGTACACGTGTATCTAAGCCTGTTACATATTGATGAAGGAAGATGAATTATCAGCATCTGCCATAGCTAAATGAGCTGTTGTGTcttaaattgaaaacaaaaactttAACTAATAGGAGGCTTCCGTTTAAACTGAGggttaaagcagaaaataatccAAAGTGGCCTAATGCCCCCCCCAAGATTTTAACTGTAGTAAAGAAAGACACAGTGCaactctgaaaaaagaaaaagcactggTTTGAATGAATGTACTGGACTTCATATATATAAACAGGTGAGCTACTAAGCAATAGCCCAAAGTTCTTGAAAGTGTATCATAGTTTTAGTTGGTAAACATTAAGTAATGACTCAACTTTAACCCCATGGTAACCATGTAATCATCAGGAAATGTGGCATGTGCAGAGGCAGAAAGACTCTTGTACAACTCTAGTCTTACTCATGCAAAATGATGAAGTGTGGTGTGTGCCTACGACACCAAGAAGTGTGTGGGATGAAGTAGGGACCCACTGATGCTCCTTTGCAgccacaaaattattttctggagATACCAGGTGATATTTGTAATTGCTTTAATTcgcttcagaaaagaaatagcaAGATCATTTTAAATACAAGGAACTCTTATGCAGGATTGGATAAAACTATGAAACTATGTATTCCCTTCCTGTCCTGTGAAGGAACCTGTTACAGTGTTACAGTATCTATAAAAACTGGAGTTGTTTCTATGTTTAACAgaaattgtttgttttcttctagttGTGCCTCGTACTAACACTATGTTCTGCTTTCTGGGTGAGTACCTGAGTcctatatgtatatatatatatggagtTAATATTATTGGagtatattttgaaaataagatTCTTACACTGTTGTCTCTGCTATgtttctcccctcctccctccctctctcttccttcagTGGCGCAAGGCAGGACTCGCGCTTCTTTTCTGCATCTTACAGTTCTTTGCCATGGCATGGTAAGTGATCTCCTCCCCACGTGCTCCACTTTCTATGCACCTAACATTAGTAGCTGAGTGGATTTTGACCTTGCATGAGTTAGAGGGAAGGAAAATTTTTACCTTGTCATTCCCCTAGATTCTAGACAATGCATCAGTGAGGAGCTGACCTGTTCCCACCTTTTGATCTCTCACACCACTTCAGAGGCTTTGCAGATGGAGCTTAGGGCTCCATTTCTGAAGGAAGTTCCTTTAAACGTTTAATTTCTGTGAGCTTGAagtaaaactgtttttttctctcccttttaaATCAATTTGTTGCTTACTACATGGTATTCCTCCTTTACCCTCTCCTGAATTTGTCTGGAGACCCAGCTATGCCAATCAAATTGTCAGTGTTCTTCATGTTAACATATGCTCTGTGCAAGGTCACTGAAGTAGTGCACAAACTGATATGAACACATAGCCAGCCTTCAAGACTAATCTTGCCTGCCTGTAGGTCTTGGAGCATGAAGAATATTGAATGCAGGAGAGCTGTGTTTAAAATGCTTCCACAACATGCCCCCTATTTTGCCATAGTGTttcacagcctggctgggctgagATGACTTGCAAGGATACTTATTCCTGTTGCTCACAAACTCAAAGCTTCATTTTAATTGTGTATCTTTTAATTCAGAGTATCAGAAGGGTTGTTCTTGTTTGTGACTAATAAAATCTGACATGAAGAgtaactttcaaaatatttcttcttagGTACAGCATTTCCTTCATACCATATGCAAGGTAAGCTTCCCTACTCTCTTAATTTTCATCGTTTAATTAATCATACAGAAAATTACTTTATAGGAGCATTGTAATATGTGGCTTTAGAAGATTTTCCCTGGTGTAGGAAATCCCTGTAGctaaatctgaaaataaaactaagcAACTTCTCTAGTGGGAGAACACaagtaaaaaaatatgtgaatCTGCTGACCACATGCTGACCATAAGGCTTGCCTTTGGAATGCCTAAATGTTGGTTCAAATGCTACTAAACAAGAGTATTCTTCCGTgtacctttttttcccattctccCCCATGAGCACTGTTGTGTTTGAGCATACAGTTCTCTCTCCTGCCCCATCAGCCCCACTGAGGCCTTCAGTGCCTCAGTGCAGCCTTCCAGGTGTCCTTTCCTCTGTGAGTGGGCAGGTGGACAGTGAGCAGACCCACTTGTCTCTAAGGCATTTGTGTAGTCATGCAAATTATGTTGTGCAATTAACCCATGGCCAGCTGATCTTTACAGCCCTCAGTGTCAGTGTGATAGGCAGCATGGATTGAGTCTCATCAAGTGGCATAACTGAGGtgactgttgtttttttttctttctcctgcctgTAGGGATGCTGTGAAGAAATGTGTTTCGGTCTGTCTGTCCTAACAGGAATACCAGACGCTTCACGAAGTTCTAGGAAGTGCTAGGTAGAACTATGTTAAGATCACCATGTTGTGTAGTTTCCTACTTCTTAAGCACATGCCTTTCAGCTTGTTGTTAGAAGCTCCTTGTGCTACATCCAGTGTATGCAATTGCTTGAGTTTGTAAGCAATGGTGTCTTGATCACAGGGTGCTTGTGATCAATTGAAattcagtctggcagaagaactGAGCAGAAATCCAAAATTTGCTATGGTAATTCTTAAGTAAAGTCATGTATTTCgttttgcaaatatttcaaagtaATACATGAAGTCTGTAAAATGAAGACCTTGGCTCTGTTGGGACTATGGCAGTCtagatgatttatttttcaagaaaaagaaatcatttgcAAATTGATTTCTTACTGacaacttgtttttttttttaaatagccttACGTTGCTTAATCTTTGTGCTGTTTGCCTTGGATAATGGAATATTGgtattctttcttttcctgtctccCTGGCAAAATGTTAGGTTTATGAGACTTCTAAAAGATTTAATTATAAAGTCAGAGACTGTTTGGGACTAACCATGAAATGTTTGCATCTTTaatgaagtatttaattttcagtctATATTGATGGTGTTTCCTTAAAATATGTGAAAGGGATATTCTCATCTGTAAAAACTTGTTCCTGTAGGAAACGCCCTTGTAAAATAAGGTTAATTGATTTTTTCAGCTGCCAGGAACCTGAGTTCTTTGCCTTGCTTACAGCTAAATGTAAGCAGTCTGTACAGTACAGTATGTACAGTATGAACAAAGTAGGAAGCTGAAATTTTTCACACAAAGCTGAAGGTGCTTCTCTTCTCCCTCAGCTGTAGCATAGAAGCAGTGCAAAGCTGAGGGCATGGTAGGCAGGCAAAGAGAGATTTTATTTATGTCCTTCCTCAAAGGACAAACTGTGATAAGGTGGATGTGGGCTGTTGGTTAAGCAACTTGGGCAAGGGAGaatgcattttcttctgaaatgtaAATAGATTAAAACTCCaacattcctttttttgtgACTGGGATCAGTTTCTTCTAAAACTCTGGCACACACTAGTGGACTTCCTCTGCTTTGAGGAGAAAGTACGATTTTCTACTGCCTGTCTTAGCAAAGAAAGTGTGTAACAATCTAGCTGCTAGCTCCTAACAAATGCTGAGCAGTCAGTATCCAAATTCCAAGGCCACTCTCTTTATCTTCTGAGCTACATATAATCATTTACTCCCAAACCATTGCAGTGGTCAGTTGTTTAATATCTGAGCACAAATTCCTGCTTCTCCTCTCTGAGGTACTGTTTAACTGCTTTCACCTTTCCTCTGACCAAACTGTCTTCCTGGAGTCAGTGTGTAAGATTATGATTATCCAGTGGATAATCCAAaatcttaaattaattttccttctgaTAATCTATAAAGCACAGTATCATCCAGCTGTTAGGattctctaaaaaaaataaaggattcCCTTTTGCAGATAGTATGAAAGGGAAATTTTAGCAACCTTTCTGTGAATTCCAGCTGGCCAGAATTACTGTTACAAAGAGATTTGAATGGAAAATGCCACCTTGAAAACATGGCACTGATGTTGGGATAAATTAGTTATACAGGTTCAAGTGCTATATCCTAgtgcttttcttctcctccaggACTTGGAAGTTAGTGTTGAAATAACTAGGTTGACTATTACTCTTCTTGAAAAGTAGAACTGGTTAATTGCACAAGGGAGACTGGGAATTAAAGAAAACTGATACTTCTTTTCCCTGACTAATCTCAGACAAGTATCTAAACTGATGTGTTTTGTCACAGAGTAAGTTCAAAACCTATTTACATCTGTCAAAGGACATGTGTTAGTCTTTTCATAGAACTTTGATAATGTTTACAGAATTCCTTTGTATAGGGGAAATTGAAATGCAACCCTAATGCCTTTTACATTCcaatatttctttaatttttggGTGTTCCTGAAAAAAGCTACTAGAACATTGTTTCTGCTTCCCCTTTCCAGGAAAGTTATGTTAATTGGGGTCATCAGTCCAGGTTCATCAGCAGCCAAGATAATGGAACTTGACTTCTGGGGTTcttttttttgatttcttcaCATTAGAAGGAGTAAAAGCCTTTCTCTTATTCCTTGGCTAGCTTGGGTAGGATTGTGGTAGCTTGACTCTCTAGCAATTCCTCCAGAAGAACAGTAGAATTGGGTATGCTGAATGTTATTTTTTCAACTTGCATATTGGCTAAGTGGAACCTTTGAGCTGGCTGTTGTGAATACAGCTATTTA
Proteins encoded in this region:
- the SFT2D2 gene encoding vesicle transport protein SFT2B isoform X1 → MGFSHIRTTSPVSPRAAPAAFPYLGAQVIDSTSLGWGTRVKGFVACFAIGCLCSVLGSCLLWIPKKGLILFAVFYTLGNIASIGSTLFLMGPMKQLKRMFEPTRLIATTVMLLCLVLTLCSAFWWRKAGLALLFCILQFFAMAWYSISFIPYARDAVKKCVSVCLS
- the SFT2D2 gene encoding vesicle transport protein SFT2B isoform X2, which produces MDKLKRVLSGRDAEEPSGLAEVIDSTSLGWGTRVKGFVACFAIGCLCSVLGSCLLWIPKKGLILFAVFYTLGNIASIGSTLFLMGPMKQLKRMFEPTRLIATTVMLLCLVLTLCSAFWWRKAGLALLFCILQFFAMAWYSISFIPYARDAVKKCVSVCLS